From the genome of Azospirillum baldaniorum:
GTGCCGCCGCCGCGCTGGGGCGCCTCCGCCGCGGACGACAGCAGCAGCCGCTGGCGCAGCGTCTGGCGGTGGCGGCGCGCGCCGGGAATCTCGGTGAAGCCGGAGGTGGTGGTGACGTTGCCCTTGCCCATGTCCTGTATCCCCCGGCCCTATCAGTATTGCGCAGTGATGTTGAAGAAGACCCGCATGTCCTTGTCGCCCTCGGTCGCGACGCGGCGGGTCAGCGGCTTGTCGATCTCAAGCGTCGCGAAAAGCCGTTCCACGAGGCTGGCGCGCACGCCGCCGCCCACGGAGACCAGCGAATTCCGGCTGTTCTGCTCCAGGCTGGAGCGGTTCCACACCTCGCCGCCATCGACGAAGCCGTAAATCTGGACGGCCTGCGCGAAGGCGTTGTCCGGCAGCACCGGCGTGTAGCGCAGCTCCAGCGACCCGGCCCAGCCGTTGTCGCCGGAGATCTCGCCCTCGTCGAAGGCACGGCCGTAGCTCGGGCCGCCCAACGCGATCTGCTCGCTGGCCAGCAGCGGTGTGCCCGCGGCCTGCATGGTGGCCGTTGCCAGGATGCTGAAGTTGGCCGGCAACTGCTGCACGCGGGTGATGTCGGCGGTGAGCTTGGTGAAGTCGCTGCGCCCGCGCTCCCGCGATGCGTAGGCGGAGCCGAGCTTCGTCGCGTCGAGGATGTCCAGACCCTGATGCACGAGGCCGCGCACCGCGGTGATGCCGTCCCAATTGTCGGTCCGGTCATAGCTGAAACCGCCGCGCAGGATGCGCAGGCGGTCGCGGTTGAAGCGGTCGCCGGAAATGTCGGTGTTCACGTCGCGGTATTCGAACTCGCCGACGGCGCGCAGGTTTTCCAGGCGCGAGCGGATCACCGGGTAGCTGAGCGTTCCCACGCCCGCGGCCACCCAGCTTTCCACGTCCAGCGGGTCGAGCGTCAGGCCGGGCCGCGACTTGGAGTAGGAGCCGGTGGCGGAGAAGGTCAGCCCGTCGCCGGTCACCAGCGCTTGGTAGCCGGCGCCGACCGACCAAGCCCGCGACGCCGGGGAGGACACGCGCCCGCTGAGGTTCACCGTGTCGGCGTTCGGCCCGAAGGAGTTCAGCGCCGCCGTCGCGGTCGTCTGGGCGGTGCCGAGATAGGGCGTGTTGCGGTTGCTGAACGACACCAGGGCGTCCACCGCCTTGCGGTCCGTCTTCACCACCACCACCGAGGCGCCGAGCGTGTCCGGCGCCGGCTCCAGGCTGGCGCGCACGGTCAGGCCGGCAAGGTCGTTCGCCAGGAGAAGGCGGCGCTCGACCTCGGCGACGTTGATCGGCTTGACACCACGCAGCGGCTCCACCAGCCGCTTCACCGCGGCGAGCGCCGGGCCGATGTCGTCGGGATAGGTGATGTCGGACACGAAGCCCTCGACCACCTGGAGGCGGAAGGTGCCGTCCTCGATCGTCTGGGCCGGAACGATGACCCGGCTGGTGATGAAGCCGTCGTTGCGGTAGCGGAACTCGATGTCGTTGGCGATCTTGAACAGGTCCGCCACCGACACCTCGCGGCCCAGCATGTCCTGGTAGGCCGTCTTGAGGCTGTCCTGGCTGTAGGCGGTGGCGCCTTCGACAGAAACACTCCGCAACGTAAGGCGGTAATTCTCGGCCCCCGCCGGCGCCTCCGCCGCGGGCGCCTTCGGCACCGTCACCGCACCACCCGGCACCGAGGGCAGTGGCATCACCGGACGCGGCGCCTCCGGACGCGGTTCCGCGCCCGAGGGGAGCTGGGCCGGCAACTGTTGCGCGAGCGCTGGCGACGCCACGCCCGCGACGATAGAGCTTGCCGCCAAGCAAACCCACCAAGACGCTTTTCTCTTACCCACATCTTCTTTATGGATGAAGATGAAGGAGGCGACCTTGGTGGACGAATTCATTGGAGCGGTACCTTCACGCGATGTTCGTTG
Proteins encoded in this window:
- a CDS encoding ShlB/FhaC/HecB family hemolysin secretion/activation protein, which translates into the protein MPLPSVPGGAVTVPKAPAAEAPAGAENYRLTLRSVSVEGATAYSQDSLKTAYQDMLGREVSVADLFKIANDIEFRYRNDGFITSRVIVPAQTIEDGTFRLQVVEGFVSDITYPDDIGPALAAVKRLVEPLRGVKPINVAEVERRLLLANDLAGLTVRASLEPAPDTLGASVVVVKTDRKAVDALVSFSNRNTPYLGTAQTTATAALNSFGPNADTVNLSGRVSSPASRAWSVGAGYQALVTGDGLTFSATGSYSKSRPGLTLDPLDVESWVAAGVGTLSYPVIRSRLENLRAVGEFEYRDVNTDISGDRFNRDRLRILRGGFSYDRTDNWDGITAVRGLVHQGLDILDATKLGSAYASRERGRSDFTKLTADITRVQQLPANFSILATATMQAAGTPLLASEQIALGGPSYGRAFDEGEISGDNGWAGSLELRYTPVLPDNAFAQAVQIYGFVDGGEVWNRSSLEQNSRNSLVSVGGGVRASLVERLFATLEIDKPLTRRVATEGDKDMRVFFNITAQY